ACCCCGAACACCACCATCCCGACGAACCACGAACGACGAACCACGAACGACGAACCAAGAGCGACGAACGACGAACGGACGAACGAAGGGCAGATGCACCCCGACCGCACCTCCACCACGCGCTTCCCCGTGACCGTCGACGCCGCCCTGCGCGCCGCCGGCTGGCAACCCGGGCGCTGGGACATCAAGCAGGCCGAGATCTGGGCCGACGCCCTCCGCGAACACACCTCACCCGCCGGCCACCGGCACGCCGTCTTCCCCGCCGCCGTCGAGGCCTGGGCCGAGTTCGGCGGACTCACCATCAACCCCACCGGCCCCGGCCGCCAGGTCGCCCCCACCGCCCTCCACCTCGACCCCCTCCACGGCCTGCACCTCGCCCGCACCCTCGCCGACCTCGGCCGCGCCCTCGACACCGACGTCAGCCCCCTCGGCGCCGAGACCGACACGCACGCGCTCCTCGCCATCGACGCCGCGGGCCGCGTCTACACCCTCGACCACACCGGCGACTGGTACCTCGGCCCCGACATCGACCAGGCCCTCGGCGCCCTCACCGCCGGCATCGAACCCGTCCGCCTGACAGCCGGCTGAGCCCCCGCCCGGCCCCGCCCCGAAAAACCGGCCGGCCTACGCCGCCGCCGGAATCACCGCCGACACCCGGAAGCCCCCCGCCTCCGTCGGCCCCGACACGAACACCCCGCCCAACGCCACCACCCGCTCCTTCATCCCCACCAGCCCGTTCCCCCCCGACGGCAACCCCGCCGCCGACGCCGACCCCACCTCCGGCGGCGGCCCGTTCTCCACCTGCATCGCGATCTCCGCCACCCGGTGCGCCAACCGCACCTGCGTCTTCGCACCCGCCGCGTGCTTGTGAACGTTCGTCAACGCCTCCTGCACCACCCGGTACGCCGTCTGCTCGATCTCCGGCGCATACGACCGCGTCTCCCCCTCCACCGACAGCTCCACCACCATCCCCGCGGCCGCCGACTGCCCCACCAACTCCTCCAGCTCCTCCAGAGAAGGCCCCTCCAGCCCCTCCCCCTCCGCCATCACCGCGGCCACCGTCACCGCCACCAACGGCACC
The Streptomyces sp. NBC_01485 genome window above contains:
- a CDS encoding SUKH-3 domain-containing protein yields the protein MHPDRTSTTRFPVTVDAALRAAGWQPGRWDIKQAEIWADALREHTSPAGHRHAVFPAAVEAWAEFGGLTINPTGPGRQVAPTALHLDPLHGLHLARTLADLGRALDTDVSPLGAETDTHALLAIDAAGRVYTLDHTGDWYLGPDIDQALGALTAGIEPVRLTAG